Proteins found in one Panicum hallii strain FIL2 chromosome 4, PHallii_v3.1, whole genome shotgun sequence genomic segment:
- the LOC112890422 gene encoding protein FAR1-RELATED SEQUENCE 9-like has product MARGKRNGMCCDGIGYLISLGRRKTSPFRKLFHKIINDMLTIDEFERAWVYMLERFDLRDNGYLRGIYDKRGQWAKAFFKDTFCARMSSTQRSESAKHMLKKFVPRNCSMNRFVLQFNKLLFDRNNAEDRAEFDTTIVTSVRKRAWPIEEHAMTFYISAVYALFRQEVDRSTRYFAIEKARNKEYEVVHVKPHMKLPWQREKITVFVNDFGGRYDCECGLYQHFGVLCSHVLRVMIQLGVYEVPEAHINKRWTKSARDILPDGLKTYESGMLCLDSMTYRHRYLYLDAVAVVEQGDKDLGAFEIVSKSFKKIQRKLKEYFASKEKNTGSVPGVDGVPRDNYYSTESEAGPHSGSESDARLSNSYGQQVHVLA; this is encoded by the exons ATGGCCCGGGGAAAAAGAAACGGAA TGTGCTGCGATGGCATCGGCTATCTCATCAGTTTGGGTAGACGCAAAACATCTCCTTTCAGGAAGCTTTTCCACAAGATAATCAATGACATGCTTACTATTGACGAGTTTGAGAGGGCATGGGTTTACATGCTTGAGCGTTTTGATCTGAGGGACAATGGGTATCTGCGTGGGATATATGACAAGAGGGGACAGTGGGCTAAGGCTTTCTTCAAAGATACATTTTGCGCGAGGATGTCTAGTACTCAAAGGAGTGAGAGTGCAAAACACATGCTGAAAAAATTTGTGCCAAGGAATTGTTCCATGAATAGGTTTGTGCTGCAGTTCAACAAGCTGCTTTTTGACAGGAATAATGCTGAAGATCGTGCAGAATTCGACACAACAATT GTGACTAGTGTCAGGAAACGTGCGTGGCCAATCGAGGAGCACGCAATGACATTCTACATATCAGCTGTGTATGCTTTGTTCAGGCAGGAGGTAGACAGATCTACACGGTACTTTGCAATAGAAAAAGCAAGAAACAAAGAATACGAGGTAGTCCACGTAAAGCCGCACATGAAGCTGCCGTGGCAAAGAGAAAAGATCACGGTATTTGTTAACGACTTTGGGGGGAGATACGACTGTGAATGCGGGCTATACCAACATTTTGGTGTGCTGTGCAGCCATGTGCTCAGG GTCATGATCCAGCTTGGGGTTTATGAAGTTCCAGAAGCCCATATAAATAAAAGGTGGACAAAATCAGCGAGGGATATACTGCCAGATGGACTTAAAACTTATGAATCGGGCATGCTATGCCTTGACTCAATGACATATAGGCATCGGTATCTGTACCTAGATGCAGTTGCAGTAGTTGAGCAGGGGGACAAAGACTTAGGAGCATTTGAAATTGTCTCCAAATCATTCAAGAAAATCCAGAGGAAGCTGAAGGAATATTTTGCTTCAAAAGAAAAGAACACTGGTAGTGTGCCCGGTGTTGATGGCGTTCCGAGGGACAACTACTACTCAACAGAGAGCGAAGCTGGTCCACATAGTGGGTCGGAATCTGATGCTAGGCTGAGCAACAGCTACGGGCAGCAGGTTCATGTGCTGGCATGA